The following coding sequences lie in one Peribacillus frigoritolerans genomic window:
- a CDS encoding glycosyltransferase family 2 protein, with amino-acid sequence MRDVGIVMPVYKQDPNYLELALRSVLQQTYENFYFVIVSDGAPSDTVEVIQKVTKGDKRVHLILKEKNEGVAKTLNIGFDYFMQLDEVKYFTWVSSDNIYYPTYVEKLRNALNTAPDNVGLAYSSFRHIDDNGDFLKEPNFEEFYKYQDQPKESLLDFCFIGTSFMYKKEIAAKIEGYKLEPVEDYEYWLRLTDHCEIVYIPEALMHYRTNSPLSVSAQLRNSKEEHRRWRYAFNLARQEARTRRKVPFLLTIIYPVQDGKEGTIEKLEQLLEQTFSNFKLIIVDRSFDKSAINVLQHIEDPRIKFINLPGITERESILEGMKEADTPFALIYGKGNFPSSPSMLNNFIIQGRQLQVNDIAIVDHNVFNVGKRLIISKEAPVFGNLYKTEKLREILSM; translated from the coding sequence ATGAGAGATGTAGGTATTGTAATGCCAGTTTACAAGCAAGATCCAAATTATCTTGAATTAGCACTACGTTCGGTACTGCAACAAACCTACGAAAACTTTTACTTTGTAATTGTATCGGATGGAGCCCCATCCGATACAGTTGAAGTAATCCAAAAGGTAACTAAAGGGGATAAAAGAGTACATCTCATTTTGAAAGAAAAAAATGAGGGAGTCGCAAAGACACTGAATATTGGATTTGATTATTTTATGCAGTTAGATGAGGTTAAATATTTCACTTGGGTTTCCAGTGATAATATCTATTACCCAACGTATGTAGAAAAACTAAGAAACGCTTTAAATACTGCTCCAGATAATGTTGGCTTGGCCTATAGTAGTTTCCGGCATATCGATGATAATGGTGATTTTTTGAAAGAACCAAATTTTGAGGAGTTTTATAAGTATCAGGATCAGCCTAAAGAATCCCTTCTAGATTTTTGTTTCATTGGAACATCATTTATGTATAAAAAAGAAATTGCAGCCAAGATTGAAGGATACAAACTCGAACCTGTAGAGGATTACGAGTATTGGCTTCGGCTAACAGATCATTGTGAAATTGTTTATATACCTGAGGCCTTAATGCATTATCGAACGAATTCACCTTTGAGTGTTTCCGCTCAACTGAGAAATTCAAAAGAAGAGCATCGCAGATGGAGATATGCTTTTAATCTTGCTAGGCAGGAAGCGAGAACTCGAAGGAAGGTTCCTTTTTTGCTAACCATTATTTACCCTGTGCAGGATGGGAAGGAAGGAACCATAGAAAAATTAGAACAACTTTTAGAACAAACATTTAGTAATTTTAAATTAATCATTGTTGATAGAAGCTTTGATAAATCTGCAATTAACGTACTTCAGCATATTGAGGACCCGAGAATAAAATTTATTAACCTACCGGGTATTACTGAGAGGGAATCTATCTTAGAGGGGATGAAAGAAGCCGATACACCTTTTGCTTTAATATATGGAAAAGGGAATTTCCCTTCCTCTCCATCAATGCTAAATAACTTTATTATCCAAGGAAGACAACTACAAGTAAATGATATTGCCATTGTTGATCATAATGTCTTTAATGTAGGTAA